One Oryza glaberrima chromosome 11, OglaRS2, whole genome shotgun sequence genomic region harbors:
- the LOC127754534 gene encoding pentatricopeptide repeat-containing protein At5g15340, mitochondrial-like, with protein MRRHYAVLLRRAASLPSLPLVASLHAAALRRGAVLAPSLIHAYSACGDLASARNLFDELPPRDRTLSARTALASAMSAHGRCREVLDLFAGLAEEEMDDKAVTAVLAACARAGMVDEGRRVFATVRRRPALQHYTCMVEMLGRAGEVEEAERLVARMGARPDRVICAVLLAACRVHGRVDVAGRVHGLMRRYGIA; from the coding sequence ATGCGTCGGCACTACGCCGtccttctccgccgcgccgcctccctgcCGTCTCTCCCCCTCGTGGCGTCCCTccacgcggcggcgctccgccgAGGCGCCGTCCTGGCCCCGTCCCTCATCCACGCCTACTCCGCATGcggcgacctcgcctccgcgcgCAATCTGTTCGACGAATTGCCCCCGCGGGACCGGACGCTCTCCGCGCGCACGGCGCTGGCCAGCGCGATGTCCGCTCACGGCCGGTGCCGGGAGGTCCTCGACCTCTTCGCCGGCCttgcggaggaggagatggacgaCAAGGCGGTGACCGCGGTTCTCGCCGCGTGCGCGAGGGCCGGGATGGTGGACGAAGGGAGGAGGGTGTTCGcgacggtgaggaggaggccggctctGCAGCACTACACGTGCATGGTGGAGATGCTGgggcgcgccggcgaggtcgaggaggcGGAGCGCCTGGTGGCGCGGATGGGGGCGCGCCCGGACAGGGTGATCTGCGCCGTGCTCCTCGCCGCGTGCCGGGTGCACGGCCGCGTCGATGTGGCTGGGAGAGTGCACGGGTTGATGCGCCGGTATGGCATTGCCTGA
- the LOC127753692 gene encoding uncharacterized protein LOC127753692 — translation MAMAGCYCVREHQLEDDDAVGHRLLPPEILVEIGIIAAADHTAAVHARRDAVVEELAARLVGILGLTSPPSAGAGRLGEKRAAAATTTTSSGGATPPYGRSHVRRREQHLAAGGGGGGVIDGGMARYHAPGFGMTQWLAPPAWCGGGGGGTGVFLPRGEVYPTRTSNPPRKQVRNRRVC, via the coding sequence ATGGCTATGGCGGGCTGCTACTGCGTGCGCGAGCACCAGcttgaagacgacgacgccgtcggcCACCGGCTCCTGCCGCCGGAGATCCTGGTGGAGATCGGCATTATTGCTGCTGCCGATcacaccgccgccgtccacgctcgccgcgacgccgtcgtcgaggagctcgccgcgcgcctcgtCGGCATCCTCGGCctcacgtcgccgccgtccgccggcgcAGGCAGACTGGGAGAGAAACGTGCCgcggctgcgacgacgacgacgagtagtGGCGGCGCCACCCCGCCGTACGGCCGCTCACATGTGCGCCGCCGCGAGcagcacctcgccgccggcggcggcggcggcggcgtcatcgaCGGAGGGATGGCGCGGTACCACGCGCCGGGGTTCGGGATGACacagtggctggcgccgccggcgtggtgcggcggcggcggcggcggcaccggcgtgTTCTTGCCGCGTGGCGAGGTGTACCCGACGAGAACCTCCAACCCTCCCAGGAAACAGGTGCGAAACCGCCGCGTCTGCTGA
- the LOC127755372 gene encoding uncharacterized protein LOC127755372 — translation MLRCDGDRVVIVGGGIAGALLAKTLQNHADVVLIDPKEYFEIPWANLRAKMDPAAVARTVIPHSEYLTQAKVVTAAAVGVDDSVVLTSAGGAVGYDFLVVATGRECSRPQKREDRLQMFEHDKARIASAGSVLVVGGGPIGVELAAEIVMASPEKRVTLVHGGPRLLTVMGEKASAKALEWLRSKNVTVLLDQTVDLAAAAAGANTDDKVFTTSAGETVAADCHFVCTGRPVASGWLRESFLGEHVGGDGKVAVDEHLRVGGLRNVFAIGDITDVPEAKQGYLAQRHAMVVSRNLRLLVKAGGGDGGGSSKERKLHRYKASKAAITVTLGRRDALAELPFMTVIGHLPGVIKPRDYFIARTRRMMGLRTGARYDQSMFRI, via the exons ATGTTGCGGTGCGACGGCGACCGCGTggtcatcgtcggcggcggcatcgccggCGCCCTCCTCGCCAAGACGCTCCAGAACCACGCCGACGTCGTGCTCATCGACCC GAAGGAGTACTTCGAGATCCCGTGGGCGAACCTGCGCGCGAagatggatccggcggcggtggcgcgcacGGTGATCCCGCACTCGGAGTACCTGACGCAGGCGaaggtggtgacggcggcggcggtcggcgtggACGACTCCGTGGTGCTcacctccgccggcggcgccgtcggctacgacttcctcgtcgtcgccacgGGCCGCGAGTGCAGCCGCCCCCAGAAGCGGGAGGACCGGCTGCAGATGTTCGAGCACGACAAGGCGCGGATCGCATCGGCGGGgtccgtcctcgtcgtcggcggcgggcccATCGGCGTGGAGCTCGCGGCGGAGATCGTCATGGCGAGCCCCGAGAAGCGCGTCACCCTCGTCCACGGCGGGCCTCGCCTGCTCACGGTGATGGGCGAGAAGGCGTCCGCCAAGGCCCTCGAGTGGCTCCGCTCCAAGAACGTCACCGTCCTGCTCGACCAGACCGTCGacctcgcagccgccgccgccggcgccaacaCGGACGACAAGGTGTTCACGACGTCCGCCGGCGAGACGGTCGCCGCCGACTGCCACTTCGTGTGCACGGGTCGCCCCGTGGCGTCCGGGTGGCTGCGGGAGTCGTTCCTCGGCGAGCACGTCGGCGGGGACGGGAAGGTGGCGGTGGACGAGCACCTGCGGGTGGGCGGGCTGAGGAACGTGTTCGCCATCGGCGACATCACGGACGTGCCGGAGGCGAAGCAGGGGTACCTGGCGCAGCGGCACGCCATGGTGGTGTCGCGCAACCTGCGGCTGCTGGtgaaggccggcggcggcgacggcggcggcagcagcaaggAGCGGAAGCTGCACCGGTACAAGGCGTCCAAGGCGGCCATCACCGTCACGCTCGGCCGCCGCGACGCGCTCGCCGAGCTGCCGTTCATGACGGTGATCGGCCACCTCCCCGGCGTGATCAAGCCCCGGGATTACTTCATCGCGCGGACGCGAAGGATGATGGGGCTCAGGACGGGCGCGCGCTATGATCAATCCATGTTTCGCATCTGA
- the LOC127754533 gene encoding digalactosyldiacylglycerol synthase 1, chloroplastic-like codes for MASYGVDTRPAAAAAGGGGAGAGAAGEGALSFLSRGLREDLRLIRARAGELETFLTAPVPEPELLARLRRAYSSSAGTTRLDLSAIGKAFGTGVVGRGSRGARWGWEEVQEAEEWEPIRMVKARLREMERRRQWQATDMLHKVKLSLKSMSFVPEASEEVPPLDLGELLAYFLKQSGPLFDQLGIKRDVCHKLVESLCSKRKDHLAYNSFPASEPSAFSNDNAGDELDLRIASVVQSTGHNYEGGFWNDGHKYETADKRHVAIVTTASLPWMTGTAVNPLFRAAYLAKSSKQDVTLVVPWLCKSDQELVYPNSMTFSSPQEQEAYMRSWLEERVGFKTDFKISFYPGKFQKERRSIIPAGDTSQFIPSKEADIAILEEPEHLNWYHHGKRWTDKFNHVVGVVHTNYLEYIKREKNGAIQAFFVKHINNLVARAYCHKVLRLSGATQDLPKSMICNVHGVNPKFLEVGERIAAERESGQHSFSKGAYFLGKMVWAKGYRELIDLYAKHKSDLEGIKLDIYGNGEDSHEVQSAAMKLNLNLNFHKGRDHADDSLHGYKVFINPSISDVLCTATAEALAMGKFVVCADHPSNDFFRSFPNCLTYKTSEDFVVKVKEAMARDPQPLTPEQRYNLSWEAATQRFMEHSELDKVLSSSNRDCTTSTSGCGKSGDNKMEKSASLPNMSDMVDGGLAFAHYCFTGNELLRLSTGAIPGTLNYNKQHSLDLHLLPPQVQNPVYGW; via the exons ATGGCCAGCTACGGCGTCGACacgcggccggcggccgcggcggcgggaggcgggggagcgggagcgggagcggcgggggagggggcgctGTCGTTCCTGTCGCGTGGCCTCCGGGAGGACCTGCGGCTGAtccgcgcgcgggcgggggagCTGGAGACGTTCCTGACCGCGCCGGTGCCGGAGCCGGAGCTGCTCGCGCGGCTCCGGCGCGCGTACTCGTCGTCGGCGGGGACCACGCGGCTGGACCTGTCGGCCATCGGGAAGGCGTTCGGGACGggggtggtggggagggggagcAGGGGGGCGAGGTGGGGGTGGGAGGAGGTCCAGGAGGCCGAGGAGTGGGAGCCCATACGGATGGTCAAGGCGCGCCTCAGGGAGATGGAGCGGAGGCGTCAGTGGCAGGCCACCGACATGCTCCACAAGGTCAAGCTCAGCTTG AAATCAATGAGCTTTGTACCTGAAGCATCTGAG GAAGTTCCACCGCTAGATTTAGGTGAACTCCTGGCATATTTCCTAAAGCAATCTGGGCCATTGTTTGACCAACTTGGTATAAAAAGAG ACGTGTGCCATAAGCTGGTGGAATCTCTGTGCAGCAAACGCAAGGACCACCTTGCATATAATTCATTTCCAGCAAGTGAACCATCCGCATTCAGCAATGACAATGCTGGTGATGAACTTGACCTAAGAATAGCTAGTGTCGTGCAAAGTACAGGACACAATTATGAAGGTGGATTTTGGAATGATGGGCATAAATATGAAACAGCTGACAAGAGGCATGTTGCGATAGTCACCACTGCCAGTCTTCCCTGGATGACTGGAACAGCTGTAAATCCTTTATTTCGAGCTGCTTACTTGGCTAAGTCTTCCAAGCAAGATGTAACCTTGGTGGTGCCTTGGCTTTGCAAGTCTGATCAAGAACTTGTGTATCCCAATAGCATGACATTTAGTTCTCCACAAGAACAAGAAGCTTATATGAGGAGTTGGCTGGAAGAAAGGGTTGGTTTCAAGACAGACTTCAAAATATCATTCTATCCTGGAAAG TTTCAAAAAGAACGGAGAAGCATAATTCCTGCGGGGGACACTTCACAATTTATACCATCAAAGGAAGCTGACATTGCTATTTTGGAAGAGCCTGAGCACCTGAACTGGTACCATCATGGGAAACGTTGGACTGATAAATTTAATCATGTTGTTGGTGTTGTGCATACAAATTATTTGGAGTACATTAAAAGGGAGAAGAATGGTGCTATTCAAGCCTTTTTTGTGAAGCACATCAACAATTTGGTTGCCAGAGCATATTGCCATAAG GTTTTGCGACTGTCAGGAGCTACACAAGATCTCCCCAAGTCCATGATCTGCAATGTACATGGTGTCAATCCCAAGTTTCTTGAGGTTGGAGAGAGAATTGCAGCAGAGAGGGAATCTGGCCAGCATTCTTTCTCCAAAGGAGCTTATTTTCTAGGGAAGATGGTCTGGGCCAAAGGTTACAGAGAATTGATAGATTTGTATGCCAAACACAAGAGTGATTTGGAAGGCATCAAGTTGGACATCTATGGAAATGGTGAAGATTCACATGAGGTGCAATCAGCGGCTATGAAGTTGAACCTAAACCTTAACTTTCATAAAGGCCGGGATCATGCGGATGATTCTCTTCATGG gtaCAAGGTTTTTATAAATCCAAGCATTAGTGATGTCCTTTGCACTGCGACCGCTGAGGCATTAGCAATGGGTAAGTTTGTTGTCTGCGCAGACCACCCATCGAATGATTTTTTCAGGTCATTCCCGAACTGTTTGACATATAAAACATCGGAGGACTTTGTCGTGAAAGTGAAGGAAGCAATGGCACGCGATCCACAACCCCTCACACCTGAGCAGAGATACAACTTATCCTGGGAGGCCGCAACACAGAGATTCATGGAGCACTCCGAGCTGGACAAGGTcctgagcagcagcaacagggACTGCACCACCAGCACCAGTGGATGTGGTAAAAGTGGAGACAATAAGATGGAAAAATCAGCCTCGTTGCCAAACATGTCAGACATGGTAGATGGTGGGCTGGCCTTCGCCCACTACTGCTTCACTGGCAATGAGCTCCTCAGACTGTCAACCGGAGCAATACCCGGCACCCTCAATTACAACAAGCAACATAGCTTGGACCTCCACCTCTTGCCGCCTCAGGTACAGAACCCAGTATACGGCTGGTAA